The following proteins are co-located in the Meriones unguiculatus strain TT.TT164.6M chromosome 4, Bangor_MerUng_6.1, whole genome shotgun sequence genome:
- the Polr3k gene encoding DNA-directed RNA polymerase III subunit RPC10, whose amino-acid sequence MLLFCPGCGNGLIVEEGQRCHRFACNTCPYVHNITRKVTNRKYPKLKEVDDVLGGAAAWENVDSTAEPCPKCEHPRAYFMQLQTRSADEPMTTFYKCCNAQCGHRWRD is encoded by the exons ATGTTGCTCTTCTGCCCCGGCTGCGGGAACGGGCTGATTGTGGAGGAGGGGCAGCGCTGCCATCGCTTCGCCTGCAACACCTGCCCGTACGTCCATAACATCACTCGCAAG GTAACGAACCGAAAGTATCCAAAGCTAAAAGAAGTGGATGATGTACTGGGTGGAGCAGCTGCCTGGGAGAATGTGGATTCTACTGCAG AGCCATGTCCAAAATGTGAACACCCTCGTGCCTACTTCATGCAGCTTCAGACCCGTTCTGCAGACGAGCCAATGACTACCTTCTATAAGTGCTGCAATGCTCAGTGTGGACATCGATGGAGGGACTGA